A stretch of DNA from Candidatus Binataceae bacterium:
AAGCGAAGGAAACCGACGAATCCATGCTCAGGTAGGCAAAGCTGCCCCACGGTGCCAGTGAAAAATCGTCGGGCATGAAGGGTCCCATGTGCCAGTTGTATGCGATTTTAACCGCGGCTTTGGGATCGTCGATGCTAACGATCGGAAACGGCATGCCTGCGACGTAGTTGGTTATGTGGTCGTCGCGATCGAGTCCGACCTGGGCCGAATACTTCTCGGTCTCGGAGCTGAAACCACTAGACCAATCGAGTTTCTCGGTCGGAACGATTCGCATGGTGAAGCCGTGGTCGGTGGCGAGTTCGGCAGCCGAAGGAAGAAATTGCGCATACGAGGCTACGTTGCTCAGGTCGATGTTCATACCCGGGATTGGGGGTGATGTCTGAAGAGCTTCCGGCGTCGGCAATGGCACTGCAGCTACGAGCGCAGCAGAGCGCCGTAGATCTTTGGCCCGCTGCGCGGATGCGATGGTCTGGTTGGTGGGTCTTAGGGTGCGCTCGTCCTGATAGACGAAATCGATACGGGTGGCGGGGCGGCCACTCATCAGCTCGTCGACATTGTCTGAAATTCGGTTGACCAGCTGTGAAAGGCCGGCCGGGCTCAGATGGTCGCGGTTGTAGAGCACGACGATCGCGCGATCCTTCTCCGGATAGAATGCCACGCGCGAATTGTAGCCGCCGCTTTTTCCGTCGTGGCTGAAGTAGCGAGGCTGCTCGTGGAAAAACCACGCCAGCGCGATTTTATCGCCCGGGTCCGCATCCCCGCGCAGCTGATGATCGATCGCTGTCGCAGCCGGCAGGGTTGCTCGCGGGGTGCCGGGCGGCGCCTCCGCCGCGTATTTCTCCGGGTGCAGATTCGCGTCGAGATAGGTGAGCAGGTCGGAGGCGGTGGACTTGAGTGCGCCCTCTCCATCAAGGACACCGAAATCCCAGGTGCTGGCGCGATTGAAATCCGAGTCATAACCCTGCAGCAGGCGTTTTCGCTGTTCGGGCGAGAGAGTGACGACGGTATCGTCCAGATGAAGCGGTTCGGTTATCTGGGTTCTGATGAGCTGCTCGTAGGAAACGCCAGCCCGCTGCGCGAGCGCATATCCGAGCAGGCCGTAGCCTAAATTGCAGTACATATATGCGGTGTCGTTTGGCTTCGTGAGACCCCGGCTCCTGATGAATTCGAGTAGCCGAGCGCTGTCGTAGCTCGCGTATGGGTTTTGCGGATTGAATGGCCAGAGATTGTCCGGATCGGAAGGCAAACCTGAATAATGCGTCGCGAGATCGAGCAACGTGATTTCTGTACCAGTGGAGGGGGCGATCGACAGTCCGGGCAGCAGCGAGCGCACCGGCGCGTCGAGCGCCACTTTGCTCTGGGCGACCATCTGCGCCAGCGCAAGACCGGTGAAGGTTTTGGTGATCGAGGCGATCTCGAAAATCGAGTCGGGCTGGGCGCTGCCATAGCTGAAGATCCGCCGCTGGCCACGATTGAGCACACCAACAACGACCCCGCCTCCGAGCGTTTTGCGGAGTAATCCATTTTCGACCACCGGCCGCATCTCACGATCGAGGATGGGTTTGAGATCGGTGAGCGCAACCGGGGAGATGGCCGGGGCTGGGATGGGGGTCGGTTCGAAGGTGCGGGCTGGCGAGCCGCGGCCGGGTTGGCGCGTGAACTCCAGCGGCGCCGGCACGCCCTCGGTCCAGGTTCCGCTCATCTTCTGGCCGTCGGAACTCAGCGTTCCATCGAAGCTGGCGTCCGCAATGAAGATGTGAAAGTCGACGTGCCCAGTGCGCACTATGCCCTGGCCGGGATAGTCCCAGTCGCTCCTGCCGATCCCTTCTAGCGAGACAGCCAAAGATCCGGAGAATCCCTGCGTGACGTGCAAGGTGAGGTGCTGAAACTGATCGCCGGTCTGGAGGTTTGCCAACCAGTCACCATCGAGAGCGCTGTTCTGAGCAAAAACGCTCCATGCCACACCGGCAAGCAGCGCCAGGAGAGCAATCAGTGGTTTGCACCATCGCGAGCACATCGCGAGACCATAGCCATAGCAAAGCTGTGGCGCTGCGAAGATAGCATCGGTACGCGCCAAACAAGAGCGGTCGTTAAAAGCAGGGGGGATCGGTACGGGCTGCCCCTTTGTCGGTGTTGAGTGTCCCAAACGGGGTTTGGGAAAGCCGCCTTCCAGAGAGCGGTACGGGAACGGAGCCGATCGCGCGAGCCTCCTACGAGCCAGGCGCACCCAAGTCCGCGACCCAATCGCAAGAGATCTGTGTGCTTTTGGCGTCAGCAGGCGCCGGACTCACGGATAGATTGTCGAGAATGGCTATCAAGTAGTATAGACACAATTGTCATCGTCAAGGCGCTGTCAACCCGGTTTGGAAGGGAGAGCCCGATGGTAGACTTCGATATTCACATCAAGAGCGGAACGATTGTCGATGGGACACGCGTCCCTCGCTATCGAGGTGACGTATGGATCAGGAACGGCCGAATCGCCCAGCTCGGTGGACGAGTGCCTGGCTTCGCTCGCAAGACGATCGACGCTGACGGTCTCATCGTCGCCCCAGGTTTCGTGGATCTCCACACGCATTACGACGCCCAGATTCGCTGGGATCCGTGGTGCACTTATTCGGGGTGGCACGGCGTAACCTCCGTGGTGCTCGGCAATTGCGGGTTCGGTTTCGCACCGGTCAAGCGCGAGGATCGCGAGCGTTCGATGCTCACGATGACGCGCAATGAGGCGATCCCGATTGAGACGATGCGCGCGGGGATGAATTGGGATTGGGAAACCATTCCCGAATATCTCGACTCGCTGGAGCGCGCGTCCAAGGGGGTGAACTGCATTCAGTATCTGCCAACCGCCTCGCTGATGGTCTATGTGATGGGGCTCGAGGCCGCCAAATCGCGCCCGGCTACCGAGGCCGAGCGGGCAGAGATGCGGCAGCTGTTTGACCAGGGCATGGACGCGGGTCTGGGCGGCTTTTCGATCCAGCGGCTTGGGCCCAATTCGCCCCAGCCTGATTTTGACGGCACCCCGATGGTCACGGACACCATGTGCGACGAGGATATCCTCAATCTCGCGCGCGTCCTGCGCGAGCGCGACGAGGGGATCATCCAGATTACGCAAGTGATCAATCCCAAAGAGGACTTGGCCTTCCAGGAGCGCTTGGCGGAAGAGGCGCGGCGGCCGGTGTTGTACAACGTAATCGCGGCCGACACCAAGAACCCGCGAATTCATCGACGCAGCATGGAATGGATCGAGCGTTGCCGAGCGCGCGGACTTGAGATGTTCGGACAGACCTTCACGATGCGCAGCGGCTTTTCATTTTCGCTTGAGGGCTGGAATTTCTGGGACGGCATCCCGGCTTGGAGGGCGGTGATGTTCGGTCCGGTAGCCGATCGGATCGCGCGGATGAAGGATCCGGGGTGGCGCGAGCGAGCGATTCGTGAGTCCGAGGAGCATCGGGTGCGCGAGGTCTACAAGGCCAACGGCGGCGCGTTGCACACGCTCATCGTGCAGTGGGTCAACGATCGACCCGAACTCGAGAAATACGTCGGACGCAGCATCGGCGACATCGCGCGCGAAGAGACCAAGCAGCCGGTCGAAGTTATGATCGATCTTTCGATCGCGGGCGCGCTCAAGACCGAGTTTCGCGGCCCAGTGCCGTGCAGCAATTCGGAGCACATGGCGGAGCTGATTACGGGCTCGCCCTATACGATTCCCGGGGTGTCGGACGGCGGCGCGCACATGAAGTACTTCCTGGGCGGCGCCTACACGACAGATTTCCTGCAGTGGCTGGTGCGGGATGAGCAGCGGCTCACGCTCGAAGAAGCACACTATCGGCTCTCCGCACTGCCCGCGCACGCGGCGGGATTTCGCGATCGTGGAACCTTGCGCGAAGGGGGATGGGCCGATGTCGTGGTTTATGACCTCAACCAACTCGGCGTCGAGGGCGAGCTGGCGGGTGAGATTGTGCACGATTTGCCGGGAGGGGAATGGCGCAGAGTCCAGCGCGCCCGTGGCTATCGCGCGATCATCGTGAATGGCGAGCTCACATTCGAGGACGGCAAACCCACCGGCGCGACGCCAGGCAAGCTGCTGCGACACGGACGCGGCTAGGTTCGAGAGCCGCCCCGCTGACCGCTTTCCGCGACGTGCTGAAGAGGACCTCCGTCGGGGCCATCCTTTACGGTCAGAGAAGCCCATGAGCCGCGAAGCTCGATCGGCTTTCTAAAAAAGGCTCCGTTGCACCGGGATGGCTCGATCGGGGATGAGCAGCTCCGGCCCGTCATTCTTCACGTTGTTCACCAGTGATGACGCTGGACTCAGGACGAGGTTGTCGTCGGGAGCCGGCACCAGTAGCGATTTCAGTCGCAGAGGATCTCGTTCGCCAGGATTCATCCAGTCTTCGGCATCTCGTTCATTGAAGATCACGGGCATTCGATCGTGAATGGGTTCGATCAGCCCATTCGCTCTGATCGTGATGATGGTGAAGGTTCGCTGCCAATGGCCCGGTTCCGGCTGCCACGACTCGTAAAGTCCGGCCAACCAGAGCAACCCACCATTGGCTGAGTGAATCCAGAGCGGTTCGCGGTTGTCCTTGCGCCCGCGCCATTCATAGAAACCATCGGCAGGAACTAGGCAGCGGCGCTTCGCAAACGCGTCCTTGAAGGATGGTAGCTTCTCAAGCGTTTCCGCCTTGGCGTTGATGCACGAAGCTGCCGAGCTGGTATTGGCCGCCCAGCTGTTCACAAGACCCCACCGCGCTGGAAGGAGCTCGCGCCTTTCGTACTTGGATCGGATCACGAAGTGATCCTGCAGGGGCGCGATATTGTAGTGCGGCTGGTAGTCGCGCAGATCCTTTTCGTCCACGCCCAGCAACGCAGCAAGTTCGCGCCGGTCTCGACGGGTTAAGGTGAAGCGCCCGCACATGATCGGTAGCCCTCGTTTTCCGTGGCTTTCCGCTTATGGACTCTCGCGGACTACGAGTATGGGCGCCTTGTCTTCGCGCAGTGCGATGAACCTTGCGTGTCTCAGATGATTTGCCTCCGTCCACTCAACATATTCCACGGCACAAACCAGTCGCGGTCGAAGCCAACGGCACTCCTTCATGTCTTCGGCCGTTAGACCTTCTCCCCATCTGCCTTTTCTGGTCTCGGGAAGATTCCCGAAGGGGCATTGTTCAATACTCAGACCACGGAAGCGATTGAATAGCAAAGCGCGCACTGCGGGAGC
This window harbors:
- a CDS encoding amidohydrolase family protein produces the protein MVDFDIHIKSGTIVDGTRVPRYRGDVWIRNGRIAQLGGRVPGFARKTIDADGLIVAPGFVDLHTHYDAQIRWDPWCTYSGWHGVTSVVLGNCGFGFAPVKREDRERSMLTMTRNEAIPIETMRAGMNWDWETIPEYLDSLERASKGVNCIQYLPTASLMVYVMGLEAAKSRPATEAERAEMRQLFDQGMDAGLGGFSIQRLGPNSPQPDFDGTPMVTDTMCDEDILNLARVLRERDEGIIQITQVINPKEDLAFQERLAEEARRPVLYNVIAADTKNPRIHRRSMEWIERCRARGLEMFGQTFTMRSGFSFSLEGWNFWDGIPAWRAVMFGPVADRIARMKDPGWRERAIRESEEHRVREVYKANGGALHTLIVQWVNDRPELEKYVGRSIGDIAREETKQPVEVMIDLSIAGALKTEFRGPVPCSNSEHMAELITGSPYTIPGVSDGGAHMKYFLGGAYTTDFLQWLVRDEQRLTLEEAHYRLSALPAHAAGFRDRGTLREGGWADVVVYDLNQLGVEGELAGEIVHDLPGGEWRRVQRARGYRAIIVNGELTFEDGKPTGATPGKLLRHGRG
- a CDS encoding SOS response-associated peptidase — protein: MCGRFTLTRRDRRELAALLGVDEKDLRDYQPHYNIAPLQDHFVIRSKYERRELLPARWGLVNSWAANTSSAASCINAKAETLEKLPSFKDAFAKRRCLVPADGFYEWRGRKDNREPLWIHSANGGLLWLAGLYESWQPEPGHWQRTFTIITIRANGLIEPIHDRMPVIFNERDAEDWMNPGERDPLRLKSLLVPAPDDNLVLSPASSLVNNVKNDGPELLIPDRAIPVQRSLF
- a CDS encoding serine hydrolase domain-containing protein → MANLQTGDQFQHLTLHVTQGFSGSLAVSLEGIGRSDWDYPGQGIVRTGHVDFHIFIADASFDGTLSSDGQKMSGTWTEGVPAPLEFTRQPGRGSPARTFEPTPIPAPAISPVALTDLKPILDREMRPVVENGLLRKTLGGGVVVGVLNRGQRRIFSYGSAQPDSIFEIASITKTFTGLALAQMVAQSKVALDAPVRSLLPGLSIAPSTGTEITLLDLATHYSGLPSDPDNLWPFNPQNPYASYDSARLLEFIRSRGLTKPNDTAYMYCNLGYGLLGYALAQRAGVSYEQLIRTQITEPLHLDDTVVTLSPEQRKRLLQGYDSDFNRASTWDFGVLDGEGALKSTASDLLTYLDANLHPEKYAAEAPPGTPRATLPAATAIDHQLRGDADPGDKIALAWFFHEQPRYFSHDGKSGGYNSRVAFYPEKDRAIVVLYNRDHLSPAGLSQLVNRISDNVDELMSGRPATRIDFVYQDERTLRPTNQTIASAQRAKDLRRSAALVAAVPLPTPEALQTSPPIPGMNIDLSNVASYAQFLPSAAELATDHGFTMRIVPTEKLDWSSGFSSETEKYSAQVGLDRDDHITNYVAGMPFPIVSIDDPKAAVKIAYNWHMGPFMPDDFSLAPWGSFAYLSMDSSVSFASQDDNNYVCDHFSFLRYAHRTEVDPRPTLGTNPDGVEWKARCDGWSSETHRQNLGAKGIWIRYVDPTKVDKFYWYNWRIPGRGGNTDSWDALDQGCRSCHQPYWAYALPKTEEFSYRLLGTTSMLACLTAEHEPAGIVMTGSSQRLGSEPFQLRQAYILEMIPLLPGFENLRNIVYLDTESYVWLGAEFFDGTERTESAFPLWRALPASSGGFHFELAGEFYFPTGADNTRHAALNGFPFMSGAPKLFFRTLAPAHGGFSQQINTGRLTESDFDYKTLLPH